From a single Hymenobacter sp. YIM 151500-1 genomic region:
- a CDS encoding BamA/TamA family outer membrane protein, translated as MRFLCSVLALCLLPLFGSAQVTPIDSAAGSTAPPPPTSRTGIRGWFEPRDKPNLIPLPFVFAQQETGFAGGLSILPVWRFGKDTTVRKSNARLFAWVSQEGQSTAQLTHTIFTKGEKLLFSGELSHYNQELFFYGIGNETSRSRESTLSYKLLIFDQKALARVRPNLFAGVRYRLTNTTDIEPVGTDNEGRLHSFLSDPRVSARERQNTFVSGFGPAVLYDSRDNVLATYRGWFVDAYGTVNRRWTGSDFHFTRYQLDVRHFRPLFGSTNTILALNFIGQFHGGNVPFRELGGMAENLSSALFNYASIMRGIYELRFRDRQTVAFQGEIRQKLFWRIDGAVFAGVGEVGNRVSDLELDKTKIAGGAGLRFRFNRRDRLNIRLDYAGGSNSPGTFFLALGEAF; from the coding sequence ATGCGTTTTCTATGTTCGGTGCTGGCGTTATGCCTATTGCCACTTTTTGGTAGTGCTCAGGTTACTCCTATCGACTCTGCTGCTGGCTCCACTGCCCCACCCCCACCTACATCCCGCACCGGCATTCGGGGGTGGTTTGAGCCCCGCGACAAGCCCAACCTGATTCCCTTGCCGTTCGTGTTTGCTCAGCAGGAAACTGGCTTTGCGGGTGGCTTGTCGATTTTGCCGGTGTGGCGCTTCGGGAAAGACACCACCGTGCGCAAGTCCAACGCCCGCTTGTTTGCGTGGGTTTCGCAGGAAGGGCAGAGCACGGCCCAGCTTACGCATACCATTTTCACCAAGGGCGAAAAGCTGCTTTTCTCGGGGGAGCTGAGCCACTACAACCAGGAATTGTTTTTCTACGGCATTGGCAACGAAACCAGCCGCAGCCGCGAGTCAACGCTGAGTTATAAGCTGTTGATTTTCGACCAGAAAGCCCTGGCGCGGGTGCGGCCCAACCTGTTTGCCGGGGTACGCTACCGCCTCACCAATACCACCGACATCGAGCCGGTAGGCACCGACAACGAAGGCCGGCTGCATTCGTTTCTGAGCGACCCGCGCGTGTCGGCGCGGGAGCGGCAGAACACGTTTGTCTCGGGCTTCGGGCCAGCCGTGCTCTACGACAGCCGCGACAATGTGCTGGCCACCTACCGCGGCTGGTTCGTGGACGCGTACGGGACAGTGAACCGGCGCTGGACCGGCTCCGACTTTCATTTCACCCGTTACCAGCTCGACGTGCGCCACTTCCGGCCCCTGTTCGGCTCTACCAACACCATCCTGGCCCTGAACTTTATTGGCCAGTTTCACGGAGGCAACGTGCCATTCCGGGAGTTGGGCGGCATGGCTGAAAACCTGAGCAGTGCCCTGTTCAACTACGCCAGCATCATGCGCGGCATCTACGAGCTGCGTTTTCGCGACCGGCAAACCGTCGCGTTTCAAGGCGAAATCCGGCAAAAGCTGTTCTGGCGCATCGACGGGGCCGTTTTTGCCGGAGTGGGCGAAGTAGGCAACCGCGTCTCGGACCTGGAGCTCGACAAAACCAAGATAGCCGGCGGGGCGGGCCTGCGCTTCCGCTTCAACCGCCGCGACCGGCTCAACATCCGCCTCGACTACGCCGGCGGTAGCAACTCGCCCGGCACGTTCTTCCTGGCGCTGGGCGAGGCCTTTTAA